Proteins from one Gammaproteobacteria bacterium genomic window:
- the rep gene encoding Protein rep — protein sequence MQFNTTRYIDENQDNETLKDMSKSGTQRPWREKKIGNVSYADILEILKIKKAFNVKQCGNVLEFKPTDEGYLKLYKTWFCKSKLCPVCNWRRSMKNSYQAQKVIEEVIKEKPKARWLFLTLSTKNAIDGEHLEQSLKHMSKAFNKLKMYAKVKKNLIGFMRSTEVTVNKNDGSYNQHMHVLLCVENAYFRKKENYITQEEWINLWQKALQVDYKPVANIKAIKPNKKGDKDIQAAIKETSKYSVKSSDYLTGNHEKDAEIVQDLEQGLYRKRMLSYGGLLKKKHKLLNLDDAEDGNLIQTSDEEKTTEEEQKAHSITAIWNFEKQNYFLKNL from the coding sequence ATGCAATTTAATACTACAAGATATATAGACGAAAATCAAGATAATGAAACATTGAAAGATATGTCTAAAAGTGGGACGCAACGCCCATGGAGAGAAAAGAAAATCGGCAATGTAAGTTATGCTGATATACTAGAAATTTTAAAAATTAAAAAGGCTTTTAACGTAAAACAATGTGGTAACGTCTTAGAATTTAAGCCGACTGATGAAGGGTATTTAAAACTTTATAAAACATGGTTTTGTAAGTCTAAATTATGTCCGGTTTGTAATTGGAGGCGTTCAATGAAAAACAGTTATCAAGCCCAAAAAGTAATTGAGGAAGTTATTAAAGAAAAACCAAAAGCACGTTGGTTGTTTTTAACACTTTCAACGAAAAATGCGATTGATGGTGAGCATTTAGAACAAAGTTTAAAACATATGTCGAAAGCTTTTAACAAGTTGAAAATGTATGCAAAAGTTAAAAAGAATTTAATCGGTTTTATGCGTTCAACTGAAGTTACAGTTAATAAAAATGACGGTAGTTATAATCAACATATGCATGTTTTATTGTGTGTTGAAAATGCATATTTTAGAAAAAAAGAAAATTATATTACTCAAGAAGAGTGGATCAATTTATGGCAAAAAGCACTTCAAGTTGATTACAAACCTGTCGCAAATATCAAAGCAATTAAGCCAAATAAAAAAGGCGATAAAGATATACAAGCTGCAATTAAAGAGACATCAAAATACTCGGTTAAGTCGTCTGATTATTTAACGGGAAATCATGAAAAAGACGCAGAAATTGTTCAAGATTTAGAACAAGGTTTATACAGAAAACGCATGTTGAGTTATGGTGGATTGCTTAAGAAAAAGCATAAACTTTTGAATTTAGATGATGCCGAAGATGGTAACTTAATTCAAACAAGTGATGAAGAAAAAACGACAGAAGAAGAACAAAAAGCTCATTCAATTACGGCAATTTGGAATTTCGAAAAGCAAAATTACTTCTTAAAAAATTTGTAA